One genomic region from Luteibacter yeojuensis encodes:
- a CDS encoding ComF family protein, giving the protein MDASSIKAWLAAAGRFVLPPRCLVCAGPGSASRELCDGCARSLVRNLACCGRCALPLSSAAPICGPCQRTPPPWHDVWVPFVYAWPLDALESRFKFSASLAAGRVLSTCWLAAGPPPLMPELLVPVPLHPGRLRKRGYNQALEFARPLARRFRLPLACDVLVRARRTGAQTELDAASRAANVRAAFAVRRLPAQKHVAIVDDVMTTGATLAECARVLLAAGVERVDVWALARTPLPGHRDSDCRPQ; this is encoded by the coding sequence ATGGATGCGTCCTCCATCAAGGCATGGCTGGCAGCGGCGGGGCGGTTCGTCCTTCCGCCGCGATGCCTCGTCTGCGCGGGGCCCGGCAGCGCTAGCCGGGAGCTGTGCGACGGGTGCGCGCGCTCCCTCGTCCGCAATCTCGCCTGTTGCGGGCGCTGCGCGCTGCCCCTGTCGTCGGCCGCGCCGATATGCGGGCCGTGCCAGCGGACGCCGCCGCCCTGGCACGACGTATGGGTTCCCTTCGTCTATGCGTGGCCGCTCGACGCTCTCGAGAGCCGCTTCAAGTTTTCCGCCAGCCTCGCCGCGGGACGCGTGCTCTCGACCTGCTGGCTCGCGGCGGGTCCGCCGCCGCTGATGCCCGAACTCCTCGTGCCGGTGCCGCTGCATCCCGGCCGCCTCCGCAAGCGAGGCTACAATCAGGCGCTGGAATTCGCCCGCCCGCTGGCGCGGCGCTTTCGATTGCCGCTGGCCTGCGACGTGCTGGTCCGTGCGCGCAGGACAGGCGCGCAGACGGAACTCGACGCCGCCTCGCGCGCCGCGAACGTACGCGCGGCGTTCGCCGTGCGGCGCCTACCGGCGCAGAAGCATGTGGCGATCGTCGACGATGTGATGACGACCGGGGCGACACTCGCGGAATGTGCGCGTGTGCTGCTCGCGGCGGGCGTCGAGCGGGTCGATGTGTGGGCCCTGGCGCGTACGCCGTTGCCGGGACATCGCGATAGCGACTGCCGGCCTCAGTGA
- a CDS encoding CehA/McbA family metallohydrolase codes for MRALLGIALACFAAAGMAAERAPDLVLRGRLSGADQHTYREVPFDVPKGTSRITVDVDYTGREERTTIDLGLLGPGGFEAQDGFRGWSGGTKRRFTVSATDATASYLPGAIEPGRWRLLLGIPNIRPAAKAAYTAKIWLSRDDEGFGPEHGLGDALSTDERWYRGDLHMHTAHSDGGCLNLSKTKKVPCPLFLTVGSAARRGLDFIAVSDHNTMSQVSDLREMQPYFDTMLLIPAREITTFEGHANLFGVSRTVDFRVGTKAVPDWNALLADVARAHGVISINHPNRPNDETCMGCGFTPKKPVDMRGFQAIEAINGTDVQRADTGIPFWEKQLNDGLRITAIGGSDSHIGADDPRDRFAGTIGTPTTVVHAKALSMEGILDGIRAGHVFVDAEGTRDRSLDVIAGAGTAQAGMGDDIALGAGAVMHVTVRTAAVQGQRLVVTLDGKPLASMAQAIPANGEATFDWTGDGKPHWLRVDVRSPEGKLLLLGNPVYVNH; via the coding sequence ATGCGCGCCCTCCTCGGCATCGCGCTCGCCTGCTTCGCCGCCGCCGGCATGGCGGCGGAGCGGGCGCCGGACCTGGTCCTTCGGGGCCGGCTGTCCGGCGCGGACCAGCATACGTATCGCGAGGTTCCATTCGACGTGCCCAAGGGCACGTCGCGGATCACCGTCGACGTCGACTACACCGGCCGGGAGGAGCGGACCACGATCGACCTCGGCCTGCTCGGCCCCGGCGGGTTCGAGGCCCAGGACGGATTCCGCGGCTGGAGCGGGGGCACCAAGCGGCGTTTCACGGTGTCGGCCACGGATGCCACCGCCTCCTACCTGCCCGGCGCGATCGAACCCGGCAGATGGCGGCTGCTGCTCGGCATACCGAACATCCGGCCCGCCGCGAAGGCCGCGTACACCGCCAAGATCTGGCTTTCGCGCGACGACGAGGGCTTCGGTCCGGAACATGGACTCGGCGACGCGCTTTCCACGGACGAGCGCTGGTACCGCGGCGACCTGCACATGCATACCGCGCACAGCGACGGTGGCTGCCTGAACCTCTCGAAGACGAAGAAGGTGCCTTGCCCGCTGTTCCTCACCGTCGGTTCGGCGGCGAGGCGCGGCCTCGATTTCATCGCGGTGTCCGATCACAACACGATGTCGCAGGTTTCCGATCTGCGGGAAATGCAGCCTTACTTCGACACGATGCTGCTCATTCCCGCGCGCGAGATCACCACGTTCGAGGGTCACGCCAACCTGTTCGGCGTGTCGCGCACCGTGGATTTCCGCGTGGGCACGAAAGCGGTGCCGGACTGGAACGCCCTGCTCGCCGACGTTGCCCGCGCCCACGGCGTGATCTCGATCAACCACCCGAACCGGCCGAACGACGAGACCTGCATGGGTTGCGGGTTCACGCCGAAGAAGCCGGTGGACATGCGCGGTTTCCAGGCGATCGAGGCGATCAACGGGACGGACGTGCAACGCGCCGACACGGGTATCCCGTTCTGGGAGAAGCAGTTGAACGACGGCTTGCGCATCACGGCCATCGGCGGCAGCGACAGCCACATCGGCGCCGACGACCCGCGGGACCGGTTCGCCGGCACGATCGGCACGCCAACCACCGTGGTGCACGCGAAGGCGCTTTCCATGGAAGGCATCCTCGACGGAATCCGCGCGGGACACGTGTTCGTGGACGCGGAGGGGACGCGCGACCGTTCGCTCGACGTCATCGCCGGAGCCGGCACGGCGCAGGCGGGGATGGGTGACGATATCGCCTTGGGGGCGGGTGCCGTCATGCATGTCACCGTCCGGACGGCGGCGGTGCAAGGGCAGCGGCTGGTCGTGACGCTGGATGGAAAGCCGCTTGCCTCGATGGCGCAAGCCATCCCCGCGAACGGCGAGGCGACGTTCGACTGGACCGGCGACGGCAAGCCTCATTGGCTGCGCGTGGACGTGCGCTCGCCCGAGGGGAAGCTGCTGCTCCTTGGCAATCCTGTCTACGTGAATCACTGA
- a CDS encoding TonB-dependent receptor, with protein sequence MRNTLLSRAVRTALVGALLVSAATHAQDSSPEKKTTDLDNVVVTARSGVETRTKAETSYSITTIDEDRLRMQAPTSVTEAVKSVPGFWVESSGGEASGNIRARGIPVDGYGSVTLLEDGIPVQHDPALGYLNADQAFRLDETIERVEVVRGGPSSIFYSNAPAGAINFIPRKVGDTPEGLVKYTVGNYSLNRLDFWYGTPVGSGWKLGVGGFWRVDDGIRRPQFHADDGGQLRATLSKELEHGDISFDVKHMDDKVALYLGIPMRTNANGDIRPVPGFNGNYGTLAGPDTEHVLMREGDGSLYNFDNDEGTHVKRTQVSFKFDHDLGDDWKLAESMRYSTTDTQRNGVFPNALQSASSFIAQDTKRLSAIPGATGLQFRYVDNPSQVFNVANQNGNGLVVTEGLRGVTMPVNEFINDTRVLRKFEFGDQSHDVTFGYYHANFNQDFGRYSSTMLTDATDNARALDLVGVDANGNVLGSLTDHGIYRYGYEWEHASGKSDTNAFYASDEWQVTPELRIDGGLRYEKVNVKGFTEGKKTIDIGGSPAATSVITGNGVLTHYDQSFDKTGWTLGANWQFSPRQGLFARWTSAFRLPNLSTYITNPTATPLLQTMDLAETGWKYSDRFVDLYATAFYTKYDNVSFTNNVFDRNGNTSTPQTGFASTKTYGLELEGTLYPTKWFDVQFNATLQDPKYKGLSYTDVVANAPVLRDYDDNQLIRVPKVSYRIVPGVNLLQGRLRLQVSYEHEGKRYVDTANSVVLPSYHVVGASARYDATQQLSLFLYADNITNSLGLTEGNPRAGELLSSDAGANTFIARPLLGRSFRLAAMYRF encoded by the coding sequence GACAATGTCGTGGTCACCGCGCGTTCGGGTGTGGAAACCCGCACCAAGGCGGAAACCAGCTATTCGATCACCACGATCGACGAGGACCGCCTGCGCATGCAGGCGCCCACCAGCGTCACCGAGGCGGTGAAGTCGGTGCCGGGCTTCTGGGTGGAGTCGTCGGGCGGCGAAGCGTCGGGCAACATTCGCGCGCGCGGCATCCCCGTGGACGGTTACGGGTCGGTCACGCTGCTCGAGGATGGCATTCCCGTGCAGCACGACCCGGCGCTGGGTTACCTCAACGCCGACCAGGCATTCCGCCTCGACGAGACCATCGAGCGCGTCGAAGTCGTCCGCGGCGGCCCCTCGTCGATCTTCTACTCGAACGCTCCCGCCGGCGCGATCAACTTCATTCCGCGCAAGGTCGGCGACACGCCGGAAGGCCTGGTCAAGTATACGGTCGGCAATTACTCGCTGAATCGCCTGGACTTCTGGTATGGCACGCCGGTCGGCAGCGGCTGGAAGCTTGGCGTGGGCGGATTCTGGCGCGTGGACGACGGCATCCGCCGCCCGCAGTTCCACGCCGACGACGGCGGCCAGCTGCGCGCCACGCTGTCGAAGGAACTGGAGCATGGCGACATCAGCTTCGACGTGAAGCACATGGACGACAAGGTGGCCCTCTACCTCGGCATCCCCATGCGCACGAACGCCAACGGCGACATCCGCCCGGTGCCGGGCTTCAACGGCAACTACGGCACACTGGCCGGCCCGGACACCGAGCACGTGCTCATGCGCGAGGGTGACGGCAGCCTCTACAATTTCGACAACGACGAAGGCACCCACGTGAAGCGCACGCAGGTGTCGTTCAAGTTCGACCACGACCTTGGCGACGACTGGAAGCTGGCCGAGTCGATGCGTTACAGCACCACCGACACGCAGCGTAACGGCGTGTTCCCGAACGCCCTGCAGAGCGCCAGCTCGTTCATCGCGCAGGACACCAAGCGCCTGTCCGCCATCCCCGGCGCGACCGGCCTGCAGTTCCGCTACGTCGACAATCCCTCGCAGGTGTTCAACGTGGCCAACCAGAACGGCAATGGCCTGGTGGTGACCGAGGGCCTGCGCGGCGTGACGATGCCAGTCAACGAGTTCATCAACGACACGCGCGTGCTGCGCAAGTTCGAGTTCGGCGACCAGAGCCACGACGTCACGTTCGGCTACTACCACGCGAACTTCAACCAGGACTTCGGCCGCTATTCGTCGACGATGCTGACCGACGCCACCGACAACGCCCGCGCGCTCGACCTGGTGGGCGTGGACGCGAACGGCAATGTGCTCGGCTCGCTGACCGACCACGGCATCTACCGTTACGGCTATGAGTGGGAACACGCCAGCGGAAAGTCCGACACCAACGCCTTCTATGCCTCCGACGAATGGCAGGTGACGCCGGAACTGCGCATCGACGGCGGCCTGCGCTACGAGAAGGTGAACGTGAAGGGCTTCACCGAGGGCAAGAAGACCATCGACATCGGCGGTTCGCCGGCAGCGACCTCGGTCATCACGGGCAACGGCGTGCTCACGCACTACGACCAGTCCTTCGACAAGACCGGTTGGACGCTCGGCGCCAACTGGCAATTCTCGCCGCGCCAGGGGCTGTTCGCGCGCTGGACCTCGGCCTTCCGCCTGCCGAACCTCAGCACCTACATCACCAACCCGACCGCCACGCCGCTGCTGCAGACGATGGACCTGGCCGAGACCGGCTGGAAGTACAGCGACCGCTTCGTGGACCTTTACGCCACGGCCTTCTACACCAAGTACGACAACGTCAGCTTCACCAACAACGTCTTCGATCGCAACGGCAACACGTCCACGCCGCAGACCGGCTTCGCCAGCACGAAGACCTATGGTCTCGAGCTGGAAGGCACGCTGTACCCGACCAAGTGGTTCGACGTGCAGTTCAACGCCACGCTGCAGGATCCGAAGTACAAAGGCCTGAGCTATACCGACGTCGTCGCCAACGCGCCGGTGCTGCGCGATTACGACGACAACCAGCTCATCCGCGTACCGAAGGTCAGCTATCGCATCGTGCCGGGCGTGAACCTTCTCCAGGGCCGCCTGCGCCTGCAGGTGTCGTACGAGCACGAAGGCAAGCGTTATGTCGACACCGCGAACTCGGTGGTGTTGCCGTCGTACCACGTGGTCGGCGCAAGCGCCCGCTACGACGCCACGCAGCAGCTGTCGCTGTTCCTCTACGCCGACAACATCACCAACTCGCTGGGCCTGACCGAAGGCAACCCACGCGCCGGCGAACTGTTGAGCTCGGACGCGGGGGCCAACACGTTCATCGCCCGTCCCTTGCTCGGCCGCTCGTTCCGCCTTGCCGCGATGTATCGCTTCTGA